A region of the Roseiflexus sp. RS-1 genome:
CGTCTGCTTTCGATGGCGGGTGCAACCCTGCCCAACAAGACCAATCTTTGTGAGAACTACTATATTCCGCTATCCCGCGCCAGCCGCGGGGCTGATGGAGATTGAGAAATAAATCCGCTATACCGCGTTAGCCGTCGGGCTAATGGAGATTGAGAATTTATAGCAGTTCTCAAATACGTTGACCCTCGTCCGGGTCTGCCGCGTTGCGCGAGGCGCCCACTTCCAGCGACGGGTGTGGGGGCACGGCATGCCGTTCCCCCCACGGCGCCGCCTCGAGGTGGCACGTGAAGCGCTCGTTTCCAGCGACGGGTGCAGCCCCGTCTGACAGACCTTGCAAGACCTGCGCGCGCTCTCCGCGCCTCCGCGCTTCCGCGTGAGCCGGTCTGATGCACACAGAGACGCGGAGTAACTGTGTTGCTTGTCAAGGGGCGCTCGTATGCACAGCCGGATCCCAGGGCTTTTGCTGACGCAATATTGCGCCGAGAATAGTCAGCAGCTTGCGCATCGCAGCGACGATGGCGACCTTGCGCGGCTTGCCAGCTTGACACAGGCGCTGATCGAAGGCGCGCCTGACCAGACGGCGCCGCGTGGCCGCCAGGGTCGCCATGTACAACACGCTGCGCACATCCCTCCTGCCGCCGGAGATATGCCGGGGTTTGTGCTGTGCGCCGCTCTGATTGGCATACGGCGCAACGCCCACAAAGGCCGCCGCTTCCGTGCGCTTGATGGTCCCCAGTTCGGGCAGGCGGAGCAGCAGGTTCAGTGCGGTGATCGCGCCGATGCCGGGCACGCTTTCGCGCAGCTCCCGTTTCCGGCGCACCTCGTCGGTGCGCTCCGCCTCGTTGTCGCGTTCCTGCTCAAGCGCACGGATCTCCTGATCCAGCCAATCAATATGCTTCTGGATGCCCGGGCGGAGGTTCGGCGCGGCAGCCGTCAACCGATTGATCTCAGCCGTCCGCATCTGAATCACCTGCTCCCGCCGGACCAGCAGGTCGCGCAAGGATGCGCGCTGCTCGTCCGTCGCTTGGTGGTGCGGCGGGCGCACCCGTTCGGCAAAGCGGGCGAGCAACCGGGCATCCAGGCGGTCGGTCTTCGCCTGGCGTCCTTCCGCGTGCGCCAGGGCGCGCACGCGGCGTGGCTGCACCCGCGCCGTCGGCACGCCAGCCTGGAGCAGTTGGGCGAACACCATGCGCTCCAGCCCGCCGGTCGCCTCCAGCACAATCAGGGTCGGCTGCAGGCGCTGGAGTCGCGTGACCAGGAGCTGGACACCTTCGTCGGTAGACGGTATCGTCTCGCGTGGCGCGTGCGGGTCGGCGCCAAACGCCACATCCAGCGTCTGTTTGGAGACATCAATGCCGATAAAGAGCGACTCACGGGAAGCCATACACAGAACCTCCTGAGGAAAACGGCGCCAGCCTTGCTAGCATATGCGGGTTTGAGGGCCCAGATAACTGTTC
Encoded here:
- a CDS encoding IS110-like element ISRfsp2 family transposase, whose amino-acid sequence is MASRESLFIGIDVSKQTLDVAFGADPHAPRETIPSTDEGVQLLVTRLQRLQPTLIVLEATGGLERMVFAQLLQAGVPTARVQPRRVRALAHAEGRQAKTDRLDARLLARFAERVRPPHHQATDEQRASLRDLLVRREQVIQMRTAEINRLTAAAPNLRPGIQKHIDWLDQEIRALEQERDNEAERTDEVRRKRELRESVPGIGAITALNLLLRLPELGTIKRTEAAAFVGVAPYANQSGAQHKPRHISGGRRDVRSVLYMATLAATRRRLVRRAFDQRLCQAGKPRKVAIVAAMRKLLTILGAILRQQKPWDPAVHTSAP